TAATCAAGACATGTTTTACGATAATTTTAATAAAGACGGCGGTCTTAGTTTCGGAATAAATACCGATTCGTTTTTCGGCATCGGGTTCGGGCTTCTCGGAGATAATAATCCTGGTCGCCTGCAAGCATCGTTCGACGGTTTCTTTAATCTTTTAGATTCGTATAAAATAAGAAATATCGAGATAAATACAGAGATAGAGCAGTTAAACCCCGGTTCTTTGCAAAAATTTATTCTTCCTTCTATAAACGCTTTTTCTTCAAATTATTCAAAATCTTCAAAATCACCGCTCCCCCTTTCCGTTTCTATCCATCTTCCTTATCTTCAGCTTAATCCGGCAAGCCCTTTAGAAGAGTACAGGCGGGTTTCCGTTAAAGCGATTGTTGAGGCAATAAATGCCTGTCGGGGGTTGGACGTTAAAAAATTCGTTATTCATCTTACTTCCGAATTTGAAGATTCAATTATGTTTTTTCCTATCGAAGAAAAAGCAAAAAAGGTTTTAATCG
The DNA window shown above is from Candidatus Acidulodesulfobacterium acidiphilum and carries:
- a CDS encoding sugar phosphate isomerase/epimerase, which translates into the protein MFYDNFNKDGGLSFGINTDSFFGIGFGLLGDNNPGRLQASFDGFFNLLDSYKIRNIEINTEIEQLNPGSLQKFILPSINAFSSNYSKSSKSPLPLSVSIHLPYLQLNPASPLEEYRRVSVKAIVEAINACRGLDVKKFVIHLTSEFEDSIMFFPIEEKAKKVLIDIAVRQAKKSMSDILKETKLTPEVFALENLEVFPFDYLYPIVEELGISVCFDMGHWGLNGFMPEDFLKKFSINRIGEIHIQDMSEKRTDLRTTIRNEHRPLGTGILNPAGFFSSLIGNGQFSGPLIIENRSKEDLISSLDYLRSGNFI